A region of Carnobacterium gallinarum DSM 4847 DNA encodes the following proteins:
- a CDS encoding T7SS effector LXG polymorphic toxin, with protein MPRIDYQELKALSEEVTKLRQETVSYLKEYDKSNDLFTEDRELLGAAWSSGKQYHGQYKMISDAIFNALYDLDDSIKNYLKEFKNVVGEAENKLDTDELQELENDLRRLQTQKLEFMEAMAEVFKDVPVLKEFFGNNTMNGRMKEIEVLKRYEHFENTTQGNFDGVRETIQAILEGLAYLGQSKHFESGASGYRVEDISGSSWYKHISGYNKANEKDRYEVKEVKTKYGTFYQVLKNGKVDKDATEAYNEILLEEQWDDVKDKVNTAKDVVDILSYLIGNTVKVVGGGTTAIVGVVGITGAYAVVELASGGTATIFLPGVATAGVAVAGTGTAIMVDGLNGFQNGYEGNVMFSNNGKITSKTFGNKPIETTVDSTKLKIRVDAEPDGNKIQIQSGGGKKSTRDDRIKLEKITDKESIKKLIAKDLKRSLSKGQLEDLINRIWKAYIWLKTK; from the coding sequence ATGCCACGAATAGACTACCAAGAACTAAAAGCTCTTTCTGAGGAAGTTACCAAATTGAGACAAGAAACGGTCTCTTATTTAAAAGAGTACGACAAGTCAAATGATTTATTTACCGAAGATAGGGAGTTATTGGGAGCGGCTTGGTCGTCTGGTAAACAGTATCATGGGCAATATAAGATGATTTCAGATGCTATTTTTAATGCTCTGTACGATTTGGATGATTCGATTAAGAACTATCTAAAAGAATTTAAAAATGTCGTGGGAGAAGCTGAAAATAAGCTAGATACAGACGAGTTACAAGAGTTAGAAAACGATTTAAGACGCTTGCAAACACAAAAACTAGAATTTATGGAAGCTATGGCAGAAGTGTTCAAAGACGTTCCAGTCTTAAAAGAATTTTTTGGGAATAATACGATGAACGGACGAATGAAAGAAATCGAAGTGTTGAAACGATATGAACACTTTGAAAATACAACACAAGGGAATTTTGATGGGGTAAGAGAAACAATCCAAGCGATTTTAGAAGGATTGGCGTATTTAGGTCAAAGTAAACATTTTGAGAGCGGGGCAAGTGGGTATCGTGTTGAGGACATTTCGGGAAGTAGTTGGTATAAACACATATCTGGTTACAATAAAGCCAACGAAAAAGATCGTTATGAAGTCAAAGAAGTGAAGACAAAATATGGTACGTTTTATCAAGTGTTGAAAAATGGAAAAGTTGATAAAGATGCAACAGAAGCTTATAATGAAATTTTATTGGAAGAGCAATGGGATGATGTAAAAGATAAAGTGAATACGGCAAAAGATGTCGTTGATATTCTGTCCTATTTAATTGGAAATACGGTAAAAGTTGTCGGAGGTGGAACAACTGCGATAGTGGGTGTAGTTGGGATTACAGGCGCTTATGCGGTTGTAGAGCTTGCGAGTGGTGGAACAGCAACTATTTTTCTACCAGGAGTTGCGACAGCAGGTGTAGCAGTGGCAGGAACTGGAACAGCGATAATGGTAGATGGGCTAAACGGTTTTCAAAATGGTTATGAAGGCAATGTGATGTTTTCCAATAATGGGAAGATTACGAGTAAGACTTTTGGGAACAAACCAATTGAAACAACCGTAGATAGTACAAAATTAAAAATACGAGTAGATGCAGAACCTGACGGAAATAAAATTCAAATTCAATCTGGTGGAGGAAAGAAATCAACACGAGATGATAGAATTAAGCTAGAAAAAATAACAGACAAGGAAAGCATAAAAAAATTAATTGCAAAAGATCTTAAAAGATCTTTGAGTAAAGGTCAATTAGAAGATTTAATCAATCGAATATGGAAAGCTTATATTTGGCTAAAGACAAAATAA
- a CDS encoding DNA translocase FtsK has product MPHYDGPRYQDDHNNSKKFKFPFYTDTDKVTQKEKEESLDDEKKHKVNSDSKPVKRSREGRHSVPDAVFSEFLTRTESYSRTETKAVEKQEQKAFEERKKQIDKRIADKNMVRTALEKNATAYVESRSSTPFKVQKIPSPIYGFQKERTTLKSGVDYEKMAELLKKEFDTFILLATDDELEEEFSEVEIPKLTLEVTDSEEIELEEVQDVPEEIEIIEEEVSTEFEVLNESTDPSEMELKEEAKHERRLQRSLQGMIEEEQDIHLNRGTNVARYFGEEKEEIEEELSVQPELVVPDVQEEDQLDIEESGSLEKAKNEEESELEFQAALSRFNYLRKQLEEQQEMSQESAESPMIIEPANEPDEILIEDIEESDFDNTNLETDFSEEELPREIDNEFSEEVELSDEPDLTPQFIEVEETLKEEVGLMDTSEIELETQQELPQVPSQQQKVETMNEPVATMDSISENEERELRQYQLPSLDLLNPPVEFTDNVIDDWVLEQAELLNESLDAFGVDAQVIGWTIGPAVTQFELQLGRGVKVNKITNLSDDLKLALAAKDIRIEAPIPGKSSVGVEIPNCSSRPVMLSEVMGSQVFKESKSPLTVALGVNLAGEAMVTTIEKMPHGLIAGATGSGKSVFINSLLISILYKAKPNEVKLILIDPKAVELAPYNDIPHLLSPVISEPKAAAEALKWAVNEMEERYQKLAAAGVRNIERFNEKAEETGEYGLKIPYIVIIIDELADLMMVASNEVQDYIARITQKARAAGIHLLVATQRPSVDVITGTIKNNIPTRVAFMVSSQIDSRTILDIGGAEKLLGRGDMLFMENGSGRPIRIQGTYVEQEIDSVVKHIKDQRGPNYLFEPETLLAKLELIEGRDELFESILEFIAGEETVSVSLLQRKFKIGFNRASNLIETLENQNLISGNKGSKPRDVFLTQAEYEKNYL; this is encoded by the coding sequence ATGCCACATTATGATGGACCACGTTATCAAGATGACCACAACAATTCAAAGAAATTTAAATTTCCTTTCTATACGGATACTGACAAAGTGACGCAGAAAGAAAAAGAGGAATCCTTAGATGATGAAAAAAAACATAAAGTAAATTCAGATAGTAAGCCAGTAAAGCGTTCAAGAGAAGGACGACATTCTGTTCCAGATGCTGTTTTTTCAGAGTTTTTAACTCGAACAGAGTCGTATTCAAGAACTGAAACAAAAGCTGTTGAAAAACAGGAACAAAAGGCTTTTGAAGAACGCAAAAAACAAATTGACAAACGAATTGCCGATAAAAATATGGTCCGGACAGCTCTTGAAAAAAATGCAACAGCGTATGTCGAATCTAGAAGTTCAACGCCTTTTAAAGTCCAGAAGATACCCTCACCAATTTATGGTTTCCAAAAAGAACGTACAACACTAAAATCTGGTGTAGATTATGAAAAAATGGCAGAATTATTAAAAAAAGAATTTGATACATTTATTTTATTGGCAACGGATGATGAATTAGAGGAAGAGTTCAGTGAAGTTGAGATTCCAAAATTAACGTTGGAAGTAACAGATAGTGAAGAGATTGAACTAGAAGAAGTACAGGATGTACCAGAAGAAATTGAAATTATCGAAGAAGAAGTATCGACAGAATTTGAAGTTTTAAATGAGTCTACTGACCCATCAGAGATGGAGTTAAAAGAAGAAGCGAAACATGAAAGACGTTTGCAACGCTCGTTACAAGGGATGATTGAGGAAGAACAAGATATTCATTTAAATCGTGGAACGAATGTGGCGCGTTATTTTGGCGAAGAGAAGGAAGAAATTGAAGAAGAGCTTTCTGTTCAACCGGAATTAGTAGTTCCTGATGTTCAAGAAGAGGATCAACTAGATATAGAGGAATCAGGATCTTTGGAGAAAGCTAAAAATGAGGAAGAAAGTGAACTTGAATTTCAAGCTGCTTTAAGTCGTTTTAACTATTTAAGGAAACAACTAGAAGAGCAACAAGAAATGAGTCAAGAATCTGCCGAAAGTCCAATGATAATTGAACCTGCTAATGAACCAGATGAGATTTTGATTGAAGATATAGAAGAATCTGACTTTGATAATACCAATTTAGAAACTGATTTTTCTGAGGAAGAATTGCCAAGGGAAATAGACAATGAGTTCAGTGAAGAAGTTGAATTATCAGATGAACCAGATTTGACTCCTCAGTTCATTGAAGTTGAAGAAACTCTGAAAGAAGAAGTAGGACTAATGGATACTTCTGAGATTGAATTAGAAACGCAGCAGGAATTACCTCAAGTCCCAAGTCAACAACAAAAGGTTGAAACAATGAATGAGCCTGTAGCAACAATGGATTCTATTTCAGAAAATGAAGAACGAGAATTACGCCAATATCAGTTGCCTTCATTAGATTTATTGAATCCACCAGTTGAATTTACAGATAATGTTATTGATGATTGGGTTTTGGAGCAAGCGGAACTTTTAAATGAATCTTTAGATGCTTTTGGGGTAGATGCGCAAGTGATTGGTTGGACGATTGGACCAGCAGTAACTCAATTTGAATTGCAATTAGGACGCGGAGTTAAGGTAAATAAAATCACGAATTTATCAGATGATTTAAAACTTGCTTTAGCGGCTAAAGATATTCGGATTGAAGCACCAATTCCTGGAAAAAGCTCGGTAGGCGTGGAGATTCCCAACTGTTCATCAAGACCAGTGATGCTTTCAGAAGTAATGGGGAGCCAAGTTTTTAAAGAGAGTAAATCACCATTAACGGTAGCGTTAGGAGTCAATCTAGCCGGAGAAGCAATGGTAACAACGATTGAAAAAATGCCTCATGGTTTGATTGCGGGTGCTACTGGTTCAGGTAAAAGTGTCTTTATTAATTCGTTGTTAATCAGTATTCTTTATAAAGCAAAACCAAACGAAGTCAAATTGATTTTAATTGATCCTAAAGCCGTTGAATTAGCTCCTTATAATGATATTCCACACCTGCTTTCACCGGTCATTTCTGAGCCGAAAGCAGCCGCAGAGGCTTTAAAATGGGCTGTTAATGAGATGGAAGAACGTTATCAAAAACTAGCTGCAGCGGGTGTTCGGAATATTGAACGTTTCAATGAGAAAGCAGAGGAAACTGGCGAATATGGTTTGAAGATTCCTTATATTGTGATCATTATTGATGAGTTAGCTGATTTAATGATGGTGGCTAGCAATGAAGTGCAAGATTATATTGCACGGATAACACAAAAAGCTCGTGCGGCAGGAATTCATTTGCTTGTTGCAACACAACGCCCAAGTGTCGATGTCATTACGGGTACGATTAAAAATAATATTCCAACTCGAGTAGCTTTTATGGTTTCTAGTCAAATCGATTCGAGAACAATCTTAGATATTGGTGGTGCTGAAAAATTATTAGGTCGTGGAGATATGCTCTTTATGGAAAATGGATCGGGTAGACCCATTCGGATTCAAGGCACTTATGTTGAGCAAGAAATTGACTCAGTCGTAAAACACATTAAAGATCAAAGAGGTCCTAATTATTTGTTTGAGCCAGAAACTTTGTTAGCTAAACTTGAATTAATTGAAGGTCGAGATGAGTTATTTGAATCGATTTTAGAATTTATTGCTGGAGAAGAAACGGTTTCTGTTTCGCTATTGCAACGTAAATTTAAAATAGGTTTTAACCGAGCCTCAAATTTAATTGAAACTTTAGAAAATCAAAATTTGATTTCTGGAAACAAAGGATCAAAACCTAGAGATGTCTTTCTAACACAGGCAGAATATGAAAAAAACTATTTATAG
- a CDS encoding ISL3 family transposase, with the protein MDELLTYHPLLKQAYDEMHLLKYAILCKNSELFFDLIDQLPKSLPDWFRKKLTFFKKHKEGISNALHLPYSNGIVEGLNNKIKVIKRVAYGYRNFINFRTRIYLIQGERLTKNKRKEK; encoded by the coding sequence ATGGATGAACTCTTAACCTATCATCCACTTCTCAAACAAGCTTATGATGAAATGCACTTGCTTAAGTATGCCATACTTTGTAAAAATAGTGAGTTATTTTTCGATTTAATCGACCAATTACCTAAGAGCTTACCTGATTGGTTTCGTAAGAAACTGACTTTCTTTAAAAAGCATAAGGAAGGCATTTCAAATGCCCTTCATCTTCCTTATTCTAATGGAATCGTTGAAGGGCTAAACAATAAAATTAAAGTCATTAAACGAGTTGCCTATGGGTACCGGAACTTTATCAACTTTCGTACACGAATTTATCTCATTCAAGGAGAACGTTTAACCAAAAACAAGAGAAAAGAAAAATAG
- a CDS encoding DUF3130 family protein has product MEEKVTTNSTIVTMVTIGMTESSSHVSFDVKKDISYSKSTAVTILSECLGDMKKATTQFKSAIKVDVGNLVKIHEAIQKTDENL; this is encoded by the coding sequence ATGGAAGAAAAAGTAACCACTAATTCAACTATTGTTACCATGGTAACAATAGGGATGACTGAATCAAGTTCTCACGTTTCATTTGATGTAAAAAAAGACATTTCATATTCTAAAAGTACTGCTGTAACAATTTTATCCGAATGTTTAGGAGACATGAAAAAAGCGACTACACAATTTAAGTCAGCCATTAAAGTGGATGTTGGAAATTTAGTGAAGATTCATGAAGCGATTCAAAAAACAGATGAAAATTTGTAG
- a CDS encoding transposase, whose protein sequence is MDELLTYHPLLKQTYDEMHLLKYAILCKNSELFFDLIDQLPKSLPDWFRKKLTFFKKHKEGISNALHLPYSNGNVEGLNNKIKVII, encoded by the coding sequence ATGGATGAACTCTTAACCTATCATCCACTTCTCAAACAAACTTATGATGAAATGCACTTGCTTAAGTATGCCATACTTTGTAAAAATAGTGAGTTATTTTTCGATTTAATCGACCAATTACCTAAGAGCTTACCTGATTGGTTTCGTAAGAAATTGACTTTCTTTAAAAAGCATAAGGAAGGCATTTCAAATGCCCTTCATCTTCCTTATTCTAATGGAAACGTTGAAGGGCTAAACAATAAAATTAAAGTCATTATTTGA
- the polA gene encoding DNA polymerase I, with protein sequence MTQKNKLLLIDGSSLAFRAFYAIPGSVNSFINKNGLHTNALFSFHRMLENEMAKEQPTHVLVAFDAGKTTFRNEFYDAYKDGRQKTPGEFKEQMPYLRDLLQGFGIAHYELDNYEADDIIGTLATQVDPNEFDVVVLSGDRDLTQLAKENVRVDITVKGVSEIEENTPEYLMEKYGLNPLQIIDMKGLAGDSSDNIPGVTNIGEKTALKLLHEFGSVEGVYENVDGMKPSKRKENLINDKEQAFLSKKLATIEVEAPIDVPLDSLAYEGKDVGKLIEFYKEMDFKKFLTDLDTTAYDEENQIEKAEVNFEFVTEFTPEMFGARGGLYAEMLSDNYHTAEIVGISWSNGDKIYVSEPDLVLSSPLFQEWAVDPENKKQVFDAKRTIVALKRYGVTLEGIDFDVLLASYILNTNDNSKDIAEVAMDHDYYDISSDESIYGKGAKIAVPEDATSLHEHLARKIKAIEVLSDKLKNDLADNEQTDLFYEMELPLSIVLSNMEMTGIKLDSSRLRIMRDEFAIRLTEIENRIYEEAGETFNINSPKQLGVILFEKMQLPVIKKTKTGYSTAVDVLEQLRAQAPIVEDILQYRQIAKIQSTYVEGLLKVVNPSTGKVHTRYVQTLTQTGRLSSVDPNLQNIPIRLEEGRKIRQAFVPSHEGWKMFASDYSQIELRVLADISDDQHLKEAFLEGQDIHSSTAMRVFGIKDAADVTGNMRRQAKAVNFGIVYGISDYGLSQNLGITRKEAQTFIDTYFEKYPGVKQYMSDIVREAKDKGYVETLFHRRRFLKDINSRNFNLRSFAERTAMNTPIQGSAADIIKVAMIQMDERLKAENLQATMLLQVHDELIFEAPVEEIPILEKLVPEVMEAAVKLNVPLKVDSNFGDSWYDAK encoded by the coding sequence ATGACACAAAAAAACAAGTTATTATTAATTGATGGGAGCAGTCTAGCCTTTCGTGCATTCTATGCCATTCCGGGTTCGGTCAATAGCTTTATCAATAAAAATGGATTACACACAAATGCTCTTTTTAGCTTCCATCGTATGTTGGAAAATGAAATGGCAAAGGAACAACCGACTCATGTTTTAGTTGCATTTGATGCTGGAAAAACAACTTTTAGAAATGAATTTTATGATGCCTATAAAGATGGTCGTCAAAAAACTCCAGGTGAATTTAAAGAACAAATGCCTTATTTACGCGATTTATTACAAGGATTTGGCATTGCTCATTATGAATTAGATAACTACGAAGCTGATGATATTATAGGAACATTAGCGACTCAAGTTGACCCGAATGAATTTGATGTTGTTGTGCTTTCAGGCGATCGTGATTTAACCCAACTAGCGAAAGAAAATGTTCGAGTAGATATCACGGTTAAAGGCGTTAGTGAGATTGAGGAAAACACACCAGAATATTTGATGGAAAAATATGGTTTAAATCCACTTCAAATCATCGATATGAAAGGTTTAGCAGGAGATTCTTCAGATAATATTCCTGGCGTTACCAATATTGGCGAGAAAACAGCCTTAAAATTGTTGCATGAATTTGGTTCTGTTGAAGGCGTTTATGAAAATGTTGATGGCATGAAACCGAGTAAACGTAAAGAAAATCTAATTAACGATAAAGAACAGGCTTTCTTAAGTAAGAAATTAGCAACGATTGAAGTCGAAGCTCCGATTGATGTGCCGCTGGATAGTTTAGCCTACGAAGGCAAAGATGTTGGCAAATTAATTGAATTTTATAAAGAGATGGACTTTAAGAAATTTTTAACTGATTTAGATACAACAGCTTATGACGAAGAAAATCAAATTGAAAAGGCTGAGGTTAATTTTGAATTTGTCACAGAGTTTACGCCAGAGATGTTTGGTGCTAGAGGCGGATTGTATGCTGAAATGCTAAGTGATAACTACCATACTGCCGAAATTGTGGGCATTAGCTGGAGCAATGGGGATAAAATTTATGTTTCTGAACCAGATTTAGTATTGTCTTCACCATTATTTCAAGAATGGGCTGTCGATCCTGAAAATAAAAAACAAGTCTTTGATGCAAAACGAACAATTGTCGCTTTAAAACGTTATGGCGTTACCTTAGAAGGCATTGATTTTGATGTATTATTAGCTTCATATATTCTAAATACAAATGACAATAGCAAAGATATTGCTGAAGTTGCAATGGATCATGACTATTATGATATTTCCTCAGATGAAAGTATCTATGGAAAAGGTGCTAAAATTGCGGTTCCTGAAGATGCAACTAGTTTACATGAACACTTAGCTCGTAAGATTAAGGCAATTGAAGTATTAAGTGATAAATTAAAAAATGATTTGGCAGACAATGAACAAACAGATTTATTTTATGAGATGGAATTGCCTTTATCAATTGTTTTAAGCAACATGGAAATGACTGGAATTAAGCTTGATTCTAGCCGCTTACGCATAATGCGAGATGAATTTGCAATTCGGTTAACTGAGATTGAAAACCGAATTTATGAAGAAGCTGGGGAGACTTTTAATATTAATTCACCGAAGCAGTTAGGTGTTATTTTATTTGAGAAGATGCAATTACCTGTTATTAAAAAAACGAAAACGGGATACTCAACAGCGGTAGATGTTTTAGAACAATTACGCGCCCAGGCACCGATTGTAGAAGATATTTTACAATATCGTCAAATTGCCAAGATTCAATCAACTTATGTTGAAGGTCTATTGAAAGTTGTGAATCCATCAACTGGAAAAGTTCATACTCGTTACGTACAGACATTAACCCAAACAGGGCGCTTAAGTTCAGTAGATCCTAACTTACAAAATATTCCAATACGTCTTGAAGAAGGGCGTAAAATTCGTCAAGCATTTGTACCTAGCCATGAAGGTTGGAAAATGTTTGCTAGTGATTATTCTCAAATTGAATTACGTGTTTTAGCCGATATTTCAGATGATCAGCATCTAAAAGAAGCCTTCTTAGAAGGACAAGATATTCATTCAAGTACGGCAATGCGTGTCTTTGGTATCAAGGATGCTGCTGATGTTACAGGCAATATGCGTCGTCAAGCCAAAGCCGTGAACTTTGGGATTGTCTACGGGATTAGTGATTATGGTTTATCACAAAATTTAGGCATTACTCGCAAAGAAGCTCAGACTTTTATTGACACGTATTTTGAAAAATACCCAGGTGTGAAACAATACATGTCGGATATCGTCCGAGAAGCGAAAGATAAAGGTTACGTGGAAACATTATTCCACCGTCGTCGTTTCCTAAAAGACATTAATTCGCGAAACTTTAATTTGCGCTCATTTGCTGAACGAACAGCGATGAATACACCGATTCAAGGGAGTGCTGCGGATATTATTAAAGTGGCAATGATTCAAATGGATGAACGCTTAAAAGCAGAAAATCTGCAAGCAACGATGTTATTGCAAGTACACGATGAGCTGATTTTTGAAGCGCCAGTAGAAGAAATTCCGATTTTAGAGAAATTAGTTCCTGAAGTAATGGAGGCTGCTGTAAAACTAAATGTACCTTTGAAAGTCGATAGTAACTTTGGCGATAGTTGGTACGATGCAAAATAA
- the murC gene encoding UDP-N-acetylmuramate--L-alanine ligase: MNKQTTYHFVGIKGSGMSALGLVLHDKGFKVQGSDVEKYYFTQKGIEEAGISILPFSKDNIHDGLTIIAGNAFPDSHEEIQAAIEMGLPVIRYHKFIGEFLKEYTSIAITGSHGKTTTTGLLAHVLSSIEPTSYIIGDGTGHGVPDADFFVLEACEYRRHFLAYQPDYAIMTNIDFDHPDYFTGVEDVFSAFQTLANQVQKGIIACGEDDELKKLKAPVPIYYYGFSDNHEYQAKNIVRSTTGSTFDVYVKGVFYGHFAIPTFGEHNVLNALAVIAACQLEGIPENLIAENLQTFQGVKRRFSEKVISDMVIIDDYAHHPQEIRVTLDAARQKFPEKEIIAVFQPHTFTRTIALLSDFAEALNLADRVYLCDIFGSAREEQGNVTIQDLADKITDGAIVLKEENMSPLLDHHDAVVIFMGAGDVQKFEYAYETLLSRSILRNN; encoded by the coding sequence ATGAATAAACAAACAACGTATCACTTTGTCGGAATTAAAGGATCTGGGATGAGTGCTTTAGGATTAGTTTTACATGATAAAGGATTTAAAGTACAAGGATCAGATGTTGAAAAATATTACTTCACGCAAAAAGGCATTGAAGAAGCAGGTATTTCGATTTTGCCATTTTCTAAAGACAATATTCATGATGGTTTAACGATAATTGCTGGAAATGCGTTCCCTGATTCACATGAAGAAATTCAAGCGGCTATAGAGATGGGCTTGCCAGTTATTCGTTACCACAAATTCATTGGAGAATTTTTAAAAGAATATACAAGTATTGCAATTACAGGTTCTCATGGTAAAACAACAACAACAGGTTTATTAGCTCATGTATTAAGTTCAATTGAACCAACGAGTTATATTATTGGAGATGGAACAGGTCATGGTGTTCCAGATGCGGACTTCTTTGTTTTAGAGGCTTGTGAATACCGTCGCCATTTCTTAGCGTACCAACCAGACTACGCAATTATGACGAATATTGATTTTGATCATCCTGATTATTTTACTGGAGTGGAGGATGTTTTCTCAGCATTCCAAACATTGGCTAATCAAGTTCAAAAAGGAATTATCGCTTGCGGAGAAGACGATGAATTGAAGAAATTAAAAGCTCCAGTTCCAATCTATTATTATGGTTTTTCAGATAACCATGAATATCAAGCTAAAAATATTGTTCGTAGTACAACAGGATCAACGTTTGATGTTTATGTAAAAGGTGTTTTTTATGGTCACTTTGCGATTCCAACTTTTGGTGAACACAATGTATTAAATGCTTTAGCAGTAATTGCTGCTTGTCAATTAGAAGGAATTCCAGAAAATTTAATTGCCGAAAATTTACAAACTTTCCAAGGTGTAAAACGCCGTTTTAGTGAAAAAGTAATTAGTGATATGGTGATTATTGACGATTATGCACATCATCCACAAGAAATTCGTGTAACTCTTGATGCGGCTCGTCAAAAATTCCCTGAAAAAGAAATTATTGCTGTTTTCCAACCACATACATTTACTCGAACTATTGCGTTATTAAGTGACTTTGCTGAAGCATTGAACTTAGCTGATCGCGTTTATTTATGTGATATATTTGGCTCAGCTCGTGAAGAACAGGGAAATGTAACGATTCAAGATTTAGCGGATAAAATTACTGACGGAGCGATTGTCTTAAAAGAAGAGAATATGTCTCCACTTTTAGATCATCATGATGCAGTTGTTATATTTATGGGTGCAGGAGATGTTCAAAAATTTGAATATGCCTATGAAACCTTATTAAGCAGATCAATTTTAAGAAATAACTAA
- a CDS encoding transposase — translation MSFICVDGETHQLIDILEDRKLPHLIAHFMRYSHKARLHVKYLVMDMNAS, via the coding sequence ATGAGTTTTATTTGTGTAGATGGAGAAACTCATCAGCTCATTGATATTCTTGAAGACCGAAAACTACCACATCTAATCGCTCATTTTATGCGTTATTCTCATAAGGCACGACTCCATGTAAAATACTTGGTGATGGATATGAATGCCAGCTAA
- a CDS encoding GNAT family N-acetyltransferase: MRLPYSPILWRKGFGREACKAMLEYGKYTLELHEVISIIDPLNRASIQLAKKNQFHKVKSAFIFNKNHDIYQSFL; this comes from the coding sequence ATGAGGCTACCATATTCACCGATCTTATGGCGTAAAGGATTTGGAAGAGAAGCCTGTAAAGCGATGTTAGAGTATGGCAAATACACATTGGAATTACACGAGGTTATTAGCATTATTGATCCACTAAATAGAGCATCGATTCAATTGGCTAAAAAAAATCAATTTCATAAAGTAAAATCAGCTTTTATTTTTAATAAAAATCACGATATTTATCAATCGTTTTTATAA
- a CDS encoding transposase, whose product MRYSHKARPHVKYLVMDMNASYGQLVKSVFPNAHLVSDRFHIIQHIQRTFNTLRIQLMNRLKKSNSEDAKKYRRLKRYWSLFF is encoded by the coding sequence ATGCGTTATTCTCATAAGGCACGACCCCACGTAAAATACTTGGTGATGGATATGAATGCCAGCTATGGACAATTAGTAAAATCTGTTTTTCCAAATGCCCACTTAGTTAGTGATCGATTCCATATTATTCAGCATATCCAACGAACCTTTAATACTTTACGGATTCAACTAATGAATCGATTAAAGAAAAGCAACTCGGAGGATGCAAAAAAGTATCGTCGTTTAAAACGATACTGGTCTTTATTTTTTTAA
- a CDS encoding MaoC/PaaZ C-terminal domain-containing protein, translating into MMGKPRKIGKKINELAEGDNLSVTEIIEDKDILLYLGLTNDANPLFVQHDYASKTAYEKPLVPPVMLIGIMTSAISKHLPGPGSNVVNVSVNMVNPVFHYETITFDFEVIRVDLMKEVVTITVDAKNMLGERVIDAVFMVEPPKVEFGLSDDLVE; encoded by the coding sequence ATGATGGGGAAACCTAGAAAGATTGGGAAAAAGATTAATGAACTAGCTGAAGGCGATAATTTAAGCGTAACGGAAATTATCGAAGATAAAGATATTTTGCTTTATTTAGGTTTAACGAATGATGCCAACCCTTTATTTGTCCAACATGATTATGCTAGCAAGACTGCTTATGAAAAACCTCTTGTTCCACCGGTTATGCTCATTGGAATTATGACGAGCGCCATTTCTAAGCATTTACCAGGTCCTGGTTCTAATGTAGTCAATGTTTCCGTGAATATGGTCAATCCTGTTTTTCATTATGAAACCATTACGTTTGATTTTGAAGTGATTCGCGTGGATTTAATGAAGGAAGTGGTGACAATTACGGTAGATGCCAAGAATATGTTAGGAGAACGTGTGATTGATGCAGTCTTTATGGTGGAACCACCTAAGGTTGAATTTGGTTTAAGTGACGATCTTGTTGAATAA